A window of the Aerosakkonema funiforme FACHB-1375 genome harbors these coding sequences:
- a CDS encoding aldo/keto reductase, with translation MRYRRFGKTNLHLSVFSLGTMRCLDSEYITRQTVQYAVALGINHLETASRYGKSEEYLGAALRSGLALPRDRLCITTKVPPTPDPDAMSRSIEQSLKNLKLDSIDCLAIHGLNTWEHLEWVQNGCIKAIQEAVRDGKVRHVGFSTHGSLDLILATINTDLFEFVNLHYYYFWQRNAAAVELAHQKDMGVFIISPADKGGRLYTPPPTLKDLCHPLSPLELNYRFLLSDPRITTLSLGAANPAELSEPLSVADRDFPLTSLELQILERLQTHQDDVLGKDKCSQCYACLPCPENINIPEVLRLRNLAVAYNMTDFGKYRYAMFENAGHWFWGVKGNRCTSCGDCLPRCPEQLNIPDLLKETHQRLNGAPGRRLWQ, from the coding sequence ATGCGATATCGACGGTTCGGCAAGACGAATTTGCACCTCTCGGTGTTTTCTCTGGGCACGATGCGTTGCTTGGACTCAGAGTATATTACCAGGCAAACTGTGCAGTACGCTGTGGCATTGGGAATCAATCACTTGGAAACCGCTAGCCGATACGGCAAAAGTGAGGAGTATCTTGGGGCAGCGCTCAGATCTGGGTTGGCGCTGCCGCGCGATCGGCTCTGCATCACCACCAAAGTTCCACCCACACCTGACCCGGACGCTATGAGTCGGTCGATCGAACAGTCTCTGAAAAACCTCAAACTAGACTCCATAGATTGTCTGGCAATTCATGGTTTGAATACGTGGGAACACTTAGAATGGGTACAGAACGGTTGTATAAAAGCTATACAAGAAGCTGTTAGGGACGGTAAGGTGCGACACGTTGGCTTCTCTACCCACGGCTCCTTAGACTTAATTCTGGCAACTATAAATACAGATTTATTTGAATTTGTCAATCTACATTATTACTATTTTTGGCAGCGGAATGCCGCAGCAGTCGAACTGGCTCACCAAAAAGATATGGGGGTATTTATCATATCACCAGCTGATAAAGGAGGACGCCTCTACACACCACCGCCAACCTTGAAAGATTTATGTCATCCTTTGTCGCCCCTAGAGCTCAACTATCGGTTTTTGTTGAGCGACCCCCGCATTACTACCCTCAGCTTGGGTGCCGCTAATCCAGCAGAACTGAGTGAGCCTCTGAGCGTTGCAGACAGAGATTTCCCTCTAACATCTTTAGAATTGCAGATTTTAGAGCGTTTGCAAACCCATCAAGATGATGTTTTGGGAAAGGACAAGTGCAGCCAATGCTATGCCTGCCTTCCATGCCCGGAAAACATCAACATTCCGGAAGTCTTGCGGTTGCGGAATCTTGCTGTTGCCTACAATATGACAGACTTCGGTAAGTACCGCTACGCTATGTTTGAAAACGCCGGACACTGGTTTTGGGGTGTCAAAGGCAACCGCTGTACCTCGTGCGGGGACTGTCTGCCCCGTTGTCCGGAACAGTTAAATATCCCCGATCTGCTCAAAGAAACTCACCAACGCCTCAATGGCGCTCCTGGTAGGCGTCTTTGGCAATGA
- a CDS encoding bifunctional nuclease family protein, whose translation MIEMKVAGIALDAITRSPIVLLKDSTDRRALPIYIGQDQAKSIIGALENQTPPRPLTHDLFVNLLETWGMTLERIIIHSLQDNTFYAIMTVRQGEVKKEIDARPSDAIAIALRTRTPIWVMEEVVADASIPVDREADEAERRAFREFVDKIRPEDFIQRGGFSNGEA comes from the coding sequence ATGATTGAAATGAAAGTCGCTGGAATTGCACTGGATGCAATCACACGCAGCCCAATAGTGCTTTTGAAAGATTCGACAGACCGACGGGCTCTGCCAATTTATATCGGTCAGGATCAGGCCAAGTCAATTATTGGTGCCCTGGAAAACCAAACCCCTCCTCGGCCCCTCACCCACGACCTTTTTGTCAATCTGTTAGAAACTTGGGGTATGACCTTGGAGCGGATTATCATTCATTCGCTACAAGACAATACGTTCTACGCCATTATGACTGTACGACAGGGCGAGGTCAAAAAAGAGATTGATGCTCGTCCCAGCGATGCGATCGCGATCGCCCTTCGCACTCGCACTCCCATTTGGGTGATGGAAGAAGTAGTTGCCGATGCTTCTATTCCTGTCGATCGAGAAGCTGATGAGGCTGAAAGGAGAGCTTTCCGGGAATTTGTCGATAAAATTAGACCGGAGGATTTTATCCAGCGCGGTGGCTTCAGTAATGGCGAAGCCTAG
- the ribE gene encoding riboflavin synthase, with amino-acid sequence MFTGLIQSLGTIHLQAEDKLRIYCSGKAADPILQDLAMGDSVAVDGVCLTVEEILPAGFVADASPETLRRTTLGGKIEEDAWVNLETAVRVGTKLGGHFVTGHVDGIGCLQTVELAGNSWEMSFTAPESIARYIVLKGSIAVNGISLTVADCNSAGTWFKVAVIPHTFTQTNLSHLKIGSWVNLEGDILGKYIEKLLLSRSNAVFAHQDEITPAFLSEHGYL; translated from the coding sequence GTGTTTACAGGATTAATCCAAAGTCTAGGAACGATTCATCTGCAAGCAGAAGACAAATTACGGATATATTGCTCTGGCAAGGCAGCAGATCCGATTTTGCAGGATCTGGCGATGGGCGACAGCGTGGCTGTGGATGGGGTTTGCCTGACCGTGGAGGAGATTTTGCCAGCAGGGTTTGTCGCAGATGCTTCGCCGGAAACACTGCGCCGGACGACGTTGGGAGGAAAGATAGAAGAAGATGCTTGGGTAAATCTAGAAACGGCTGTACGGGTAGGCACTAAACTCGGCGGCCATTTTGTCACCGGTCACGTAGATGGTATTGGTTGCCTGCAAACTGTGGAGCTTGCCGGCAATTCCTGGGAGATGAGTTTTACAGCGCCTGAGTCGATCGCCCGTTACATTGTCCTGAAAGGCAGTATTGCCGTCAATGGTATCAGCTTGACCGTGGCAGATTGTAACTCAGCTGGCACTTGGTTTAAAGTGGCTGTGATTCCCCATACCTTTACCCAAACCAATCTCTCCCATCTCAAAATCGGCAGTTGGGTGAATTTAGAAGGAGATATTCTGGGCAAATACATCGAAAAATTGCTGCTTTCCCGTTCCAATGCCGTTTTTGCACATCAAGACGAAATTACACCAGCTTTCTTGAGCGAACACGGTTATCTTTGA